A portion of the Bacteroidota bacterium genome contains these proteins:
- a CDS encoding ABC transporter permease yields the protein MSSQEQNNKSIFRQLLSHRLGLFGIIWVSLCLIIALLGYIITPDNSPLANRINLHAAFLTPMSKVMLYKPSQTQDQKTSFFSKLLSGNPQSANYKVYNRREVKSDSFFLWFDKPDAASFPVADGLINTDSKSFHQPFTFYLGSDNYGRDVFSRLLLGARISFSVGLIAVLISLVMGVSLGLLAGYYGRWVDKVIMWFASVLWSLPTLLLVLAISFALGKGFWQIFVAIGLSSWVELTRVVRGEVMSIKEKEYIKAAKLLGVKDFSILFRHILPNVAGSVIVICAANFASAILLEAGLSFLGLGVKPPTPSWGIMINDYYGFILLGKAYLALVPGFAIMMLVVALNFIGIALRDVLNR from the coding sequence ATGTCAAGTCAGGAACAAAATAACAAGAGTATTTTCAGACAGCTACTCTCCCATCGACTTGGGTTATTTGGTATTATATGGGTATCACTCTGTTTAATCATCGCCCTGCTCGGTTATATTATCACACCCGATAATTCTCCACTTGCCAATAGAATCAACCTGCATGCTGCTTTTCTTACACCTATGAGCAAAGTCATGCTTTATAAACCTTCTCAAACACAGGATCAGAAGACATCATTTTTTTCAAAATTACTATCCGGCAACCCTCAATCTGCCAATTACAAAGTCTATAATCGCAGAGAAGTAAAATCAGATTCATTTTTTTTATGGTTTGACAAACCGGATGCTGCTTCTTTTCCGGTTGCCGATGGTTTGATAAACACTGATTCAAAGTCTTTTCATCAACCCTTTACGTTCTATCTCGGCTCAGACAATTATGGCAGAGATGTATTCAGCCGTCTTTTATTAGGCGCACGTATTTCATTTTCAGTGGGACTGATTGCAGTTTTGATTTCGCTCGTGATGGGTGTTTCATTGGGTTTATTGGCCGGCTATTATGGAAGATGGGTTGATAAAGTCATTATGTGGTTTGCAAGCGTGTTGTGGTCTCTACCAACATTATTATTAGTGCTTGCTATTAGTTTCGCTTTGGGCAAAGGTTTCTGGCAAATTTTTGTAGCCATTGGATTGAGCAGTTGGGTCGAGCTCACAAGGGTGGTACGTGGAGAAGTGATGAGTATCAAAGAAAAAGAGTATATAAAAGCAGCCAAATTATTGGGAGTCAAGGATTTTAGTATTCTATTCAGACACATATTACCCAATGTTGCCGGCTCTGTGATTGTGATATGCGCTGCCAACTTTGCTTCAGCCATTTTACTGGAAGCGGGTTTGAGTTTTTTGGGTTTGGGTGTCAAACCGCCCACACCGAGTTGGGGAATTATGATTAATGATTATTACGGATTCATCCTTTTGGGCAAAGCCTATTTGGCACTTGTTCCGGGTTTTGCTATTATGATGCTGGTGGTTGCGCTCAATTTTATTGGTATTGCCTTAAGAGACGTGCTGAACCGGTGA
- the corA gene encoding magnesium/cobalt transporter CorA produces the protein MRKRVIRHKSIKKTRKRKPGLPPGTLIRQSEDAQTESKLGYFLYNQDFVEEKHIQSLAELPQKSKDKFFWLNVTGLNNIELLKEIGKVFNLHPLLLEDIINTDQRPKFDDFENRISLTLRLYNSENTELNLEGEQVTLVMGDNFIISFLEKPTDIFEPIYERLRKTRSGVRSYKSDFLLYALADLIVDHYFVFIENLGDRIVDLEDSLFDEANDKNLERIHTMKTELLTFRRNVFPLREAISQIQRSNSKLILVETQRFWTDAYDHVIRIIDLLENYRELNSGLRDIYLSGLSIKMNKIMQLLTIISTIFIPLTFIVGVYGMNFNNMPELTWHNGYYGVWLIMILIVLGMLIFFKRRKWL, from the coding sequence ATGCGCAAGCGTGTAATCAGACATAAGTCCATTAAGAAAACCCGCAAAAGAAAACCCGGCTTGCCTCCGGGAACCTTAATTCGTCAAAGCGAAGATGCACAAACCGAATCTAAACTCGGTTATTTCCTCTACAATCAAGATTTTGTTGAAGAAAAACACATTCAATCCTTAGCCGAACTTCCTCAAAAATCAAAAGATAAATTCTTTTGGCTGAATGTTACCGGTTTAAACAATATAGAACTTCTTAAGGAAATCGGAAAAGTTTTTAACCTTCATCCGCTTTTGTTGGAAGATATAATCAATACAGACCAAAGACCCAAGTTTGATGATTTTGAAAATCGAATTTCGCTCACTTTAAGACTCTATAATTCCGAAAACACAGAACTAAATTTAGAAGGGGAACAAGTAACACTTGTGATGGGAGACAACTTCATCATATCTTTTCTGGAAAAGCCTACCGACATCTTCGAACCTATTTATGAAAGACTGAGAAAAACCAGAAGTGGAGTGCGTTCATATAAATCGGACTTCCTTTTGTATGCATTGGCAGACCTTATTGTTGACCATTATTTTGTATTCATTGAAAACTTAGGCGATAGAATTGTGGACTTAGAAGACTCTCTTTTTGATGAGGCAAATGATAAAAATCTGGAAAGAATCCACACAATGAAAACAGAGCTATTGACATTCAGACGCAACGTTTTTCCGCTTCGTGAAGCCATCAGTCAGATTCAAAGAAGCAATTCAAAATTGATATTGGTTGAGACTCAGAGATTTTGGACAGATGCTTACGACCATGTCATCAGAATTATTGACTTACTGGAAAACTACCGAGAACTCAACAGCGGACTACGTGATATTTATCTGTCAGGATTAAGCATTAAAATGAACAAAATCATGCAATTACTGACCATTATTTCTACTATCTTCATTCCTCTCACGTTCATTGTTGGAGTATATGGCATGAACTTCAACAATATGCCTGAACTTACTTGGCATAATGGCTATTATGGCGTATGGCTTATCATGATTCTGATTGTACTCGGAATGCTGATTTTCTTCAAAAGAAGAAAGTGGTTGTAG
- a CDS encoding M4 family metallopeptidase, with protein MKHLKLLFTLFALILMGGKLQSQGNPRLYDLNNQVIAARSSDMKDGFLYWLCDTLQRYTLFTDYKSATGLGDNDTMVEIESWKDSFTVVLHTKYYQYNKGYLVEDVQFVEHSVNNYVWLSNGFLLEGLDKPVNIVISEDSALQKAINFMGPERLYAWQDDSVEYYLANDSDMLGATYYPSGTLLWAHIGDSISPENYKLAWKFCIYAIDSPPVQKYIYVDATDGSIIKEQETKFEGYFNHIYYGSRYIDTKWIGGAISTHYLEADDNISIKTRDSRRELNSKYWKTKQLVYKDNDQWNNYQWAATASHWAATVSADYWRTVWKRKGTDNKNKPIRVYADSKYCTSAEYNSEAFPDIDLIIVGRMDKGLAATPDIIGHEFAHGVVKSTCNLGNKGEGGSLNESYCDIFGFLTERYVFGTVRNWTVGEDATALRARNFQNPKANPPHPLTYTPQRPNYPNYYQEFGYWYEHDLNNEVHHNASVQNHCFYLLAMGGNQLGITVQGIGIDKAAQIVNNVIVTAKTAPSFGFKENREAWVAAAIELFGKCSHEYLQTCAAWAACNVGNQCNCLVPTEGGNPCWRIKDSIIIPNTPLTNSIDNTTMEDNAIDLYPNPAYDILTLNFAVLQYPLLNSSKSVIINNIQGATISQFEITGNDLSYQVNIQDFKPGVYYVIIKIEGKQYTLKFLKI; from the coding sequence ATGAAACACTTAAAATTACTATTTACCCTATTTGCTCTCATTCTCATGGGAGGCAAACTCCAATCGCAAGGTAATCCTCGGCTTTACGATTTAAACAATCAGGTGATTGCTGCCAGAAGCTCAGATATGAAGGACGGTTTTCTGTATTGGTTGTGCGACACACTCCAAAGATATACATTGTTTACTGATTATAAGTCGGCTACGGGATTAGGCGATAATGATACTATGGTTGAAATAGAGTCTTGGAAGGATTCTTTTACCGTTGTATTACATACAAAATATTACCAATACAATAAAGGCTACTTAGTGGAAGATGTTCAATTTGTAGAACATTCTGTCAATAATTATGTATGGCTCTCTAATGGATTTTTGCTTGAAGGTTTAGACAAACCTGTCAATATTGTTATTTCAGAAGATTCTGCGTTACAAAAAGCCATCAATTTTATGGGACCTGAGAGATTGTATGCATGGCAAGATGATTCGGTCGAATATTATCTTGCTAATGATTCTGATATGTTGGGTGCGACCTACTACCCAAGTGGAACACTACTATGGGCGCATATAGGCGATAGCATCAGTCCCGAAAACTATAAACTCGCATGGAAGTTTTGTATATATGCCATTGACTCTCCGCCAGTTCAAAAATATATTTATGTGGACGCAACTGACGGCAGTATTATCAAAGAACAAGAAACAAAATTTGAAGGCTATTTTAATCACATTTACTACGGTAGTCGATACATTGACACAAAATGGATTGGTGGCGCCATCAGTACCCATTACCTTGAAGCAGATGATAATATCAGTATTAAAACAAGAGACTCACGAAGAGAATTAAATTCCAAGTATTGGAAGACTAAGCAATTAGTATATAAAGACAATGATCAATGGAACAATTATCAATGGGCTGCTACTGCTTCGCATTGGGCTGCTACGGTCTCTGCCGATTATTGGAGAACTGTCTGGAAGCGCAAGGGAACTGATAACAAAAATAAACCTATTAGAGTATATGCCGATTCTAAATATTGTACAAGCGCAGAATACAACAGTGAAGCTTTTCCAGACATCGATCTTATTATAGTTGGAAGAATGGATAAAGGGCTCGCTGCAACCCCTGATATCATTGGTCATGAGTTTGCTCATGGTGTTGTTAAAAGCACTTGTAATTTGGGTAATAAAGGAGAAGGAGGTTCGCTTAATGAAAGCTATTGTGATATATTTGGTTTTTTGACAGAAAGGTATGTTTTTGGCACAGTACGTAATTGGACTGTGGGTGAAGATGCTACTGCTTTGCGTGCAAGAAATTTTCAAAACCCAAAGGCAAATCCTCCACACCCACTTACTTATACTCCGCAACGACCCAATTATCCAAACTATTATCAGGAATTTGGGTATTGGTATGAACATGATTTAAATAATGAAGTACATCATAATGCATCCGTTCAGAATCACTGCTTTTATCTTTTGGCAATGGGGGGCAATCAATTAGGTATTACTGTTCAGGGTATTGGTATTGACAAAGCCGCACAAATAGTTAATAATGTAATTGTAACCGCAAAAACGGCACCCAGTTTTGGTTTCAAAGAGAATAGGGAAGCTTGGGTTGCCGCAGCTATTGAGCTATTTGGCAAATGCTCTCATGAATACTTGCAGACCTGTGCTGCATGGGCGGCTTGTAATGTTGGCAACCAATGTAATTGCTTAGTTCCGACTGAAGGTGGAAATCCTTGCTGGCGTATTAAAGATAGTATAATCATACCTAATACACCGCTAACTAATAGTATTGACAATACCACAATGGAAGATAATGCAATAGACCTATATCCTAACCCTGCTTATGATATTTTAACACTCAATTTTGCAGTATTACAATATCCGTTGTTGAATTCAAGTAAAAGCGTCATTATTAACAACATCCAAGGTGCGACAATATCTCAATTTGAAATCACCGGAAATGACCTCTCTTATCAAGTTAACATCCAAGACTTCAAACCGGGCGTCTATTATGTTATCATAAAGATAGAGGGCAAACAATATACACTCAAATTCCTGAAGATTTAA
- a CDS encoding sigma-70 family RNA polymerase sigma factor, with protein sequence MNRQQISDRDLIRNFIAGNEACMEMLVKRYKSKLYTTIYLVVQDTYIAEDIFQETFIKVIRTFKSGKYEENDKFKQWIMRIARNLAIDYYRKVKKMPKITRDDGSDVFETLNFFESNIEDRIVQNERERVIRRFVKELPEEQKEVLILRHYGDLSFKEISELTGISINTALGRMRYALINLRKMINTHAPDLNN encoded by the coding sequence ATGAATAGACAACAAATTTCAGACAGAGATTTAATTCGCAATTTTATTGCCGGCAATGAAGCTTGTATGGAAATGCTCGTTAAGCGTTATAAATCGAAGCTTTACACTACAATCTATCTTGTTGTACAAGATACATATATTGCCGAGGACATCTTTCAAGAAACCTTTATTAAGGTTATCAGAACTTTCAAGTCCGGTAAGTATGAAGAGAATGACAAGTTTAAACAGTGGATTATGCGCATCGCTCGCAACCTCGCGATTGATTATTACCGCAAAGTTAAGAAAATGCCAAAAATCACGCGTGATGACGGCAGTGATGTTTTTGAAACACTTAATTTTTTTGAATCCAATATTGAAGATAGGATTGTTCAAAATGAGCGCGAAAGAGTAATCAGACGTTTTGTAAAAGAATTACCGGAAGAACAAAAGGAAGTGCTTATTCTCAGACACTATGGAGATTTAAGTTTTAAAGAGATTTCTGAGTTAACCGGTATTAGTATTAATACTGCTTTGGGAAGAATGCGTTATGCGCTTATTAATCTTCGAAAAATGATTAATACACACGCTCCTGACCTTAATAATTAA